DNA from Bos indicus isolate NIAB-ARS_2022 breed Sahiwal x Tharparkar chromosome 15, NIAB-ARS_B.indTharparkar_mat_pri_1.0, whole genome shotgun sequence:
ATAAATGTAAAGAGTCAGGTTTGATCTGATCAATTTAGTAATATGCtactctattttaaatttttttaatttttaattatttcaaaaaatagttCTATGATAGATTTTACATATAGAGAgattaaaaacataaacatgCATACATTTAATAATAGAACAGCCACAATAGTCCCCAAAAGCCAATTTCTGTAATTGAGGCCACATCTTTACAACAGAGACAGTACCAAAATATGTTTGCAAGCCATATAAAAGCATAGCCACATTATAAAAATTGTCTTATTGGCCTGCTGAATGCAAATACCAACAAGCAGCCTGAGAACACAATCAATCCTTGTAGACTGTTATAACCAAAATGAATTTGTAAACCCACACAGTTCTTTATACTGTTGAGAAAATCAAGGCACGGAGGCAAAAAACAGTTTGTATTCACACAGCTTCTTTGAATTAATCCCAGGGGCAGtttctactttctcttttttcccctataaCACCTGGCTATCTATGCAGAATTTCATTCAATAAGCTGAAATTGAAATACcaactttttaatgaaatatacttTATGGGGTGGTAAATGAGTTTAACCAAAATCCACTTATCACATCTTCTTGGGATATAGACTTAGTGGCATGATATTGAAATAACTTAAACAGAAGTAACAACTTTTCCCTcagtgcaaatatatatatatatatatatatatatatatatatatttttttttttttttaactagaaagtGCTACAAAAAAACCTATTCTGCAAGGATTAAAGTTCTTATGTACAAACCATGTACATAAGAAACTGTGACTTGTGCAAAATATATAGCCTTCAAGGTGGAGAAATGTCTACAAGACAGcgaaatatttaaaatcttacatAAGCTTTCATAGTCAGGCTAATCTAAGCATTATCATTCCACATTATATACTTTTTGACTTTTTATAAACACTCAGGGACAATGCATTTGGAAAAAATTTCTGAGGAATTAAACTTCACTGATTCGTAGTTCAAGTTGTCATTAATACAGCTTTCAACTAAGtaaaaaagtcaaattaaaatttgccaatttctcttttaatcattttcctttattgaaattcaaatttcttgatagttgaaaaaataattaacattttgaCAAAGACACAAGGAGTAATAAAAGAACTTATATTTTCTGAAACATCTGTAGAATAATCAGGAAACATGGTATAGCGGGTCATTTATGAGATATCTTTCCTTGATTAGGAATTtcataaaagaattttaaagtgtaAATATTAGAGCAAGCAGTATTCAATCCCTGTCTCACTTTGATTAAGCTAAACAGAAACTTCCAGACTACTGTAActcatctgtctctctctctgtctcctaaaCCACTCAGGACTTGGTGTACAGGGACCCAGCAaggcccaacattcagaaaacatgtaCCTTCAAGGAGCTGGTCTACGAGACGGTGAAAGTGCCTGGCTGTGCTCACCATGCAGACTCCCTGTACACGTACCCAGTAGCCACTGAATGTCACTGTGGCAAGTGTGACAGCGACAGCACTGACTGCACCGTGCGAGGCCTGGGGCCCAGCTACTGCTCCTTCAGGGAAATCAAAGAATAAAGAGCAGCGGATGCTTTGAGCTGCCTACCCTTATCCTAAAGGACCAAAACATCCAAGatgtctgtgtgtacatgtgcctAGGCTGCAGACCACCACGGGAGACCCTACTGATCTCTGCTCTCCTGAGAAGGGGAGCTCCAGGAATGGAGAGGGCTGGGGCCTGTCACCACTCAGACCTGTATTCTACATCTGGTTCCATAAGTCTTATTCACTCTCACTTAACTTACAGACACGAGGGTGCTTTCCCATTTAATAATCTTAGAAATCCTCTCAGGCAATCCCTTCCTCTAAAAGCTAGGGATACGATCCCCCGGGAAGGAAATCAGCTAAAAGTAGGTGAAAGTCCTAAATGCAGCATTCTCCTACCAGACTCAAGAGCCCTCAAGAGCAGGGCCAACCTCTTCTTCATGATTGTAGCCTCAAAGCCTAACACTCCACATAGAATTTAGTAAGAAACTCAATAATGGCTTCCTTAAAGAAAGTAAGATCAGAAAGTTAGGGATCGGAGAACACTGAGAGAGGATGTTAGAGGCTATCTGATGAGGCTGCGCTCCACAGAAGCGGGGCATCAGCTTCAGTTCTGTCTCGCCTCTCCTCCTCTGGCACATGGAGGATGGAGACAGGATAAAACTCTCTGAATCATTCAGGCAGGTGGCAGTTACCAAGCTCAGGATTTCCAAGCTATTACTGCCGAGTCCTTTAGTTAAAGGCAAAAGCAAGAAATGTTAATATGGACTTGTGGAAACTAGCCACATCTATTCcatcatttaaataaatggaacaaATGCTGTCAGGGTCCTGCAAAACTCCCTTTGGAAAGTACAGAGAACTATATCACCCTGCCCTTGAATGTAGGATCTACTCCTTTGGAAAGAGGTGGATTTGAGAGCAGGTTTGAAAGCAATTTTGACAACTTAATAAGTGCATTTATCTTATCTTCAAATACATTTATGTAAAGAAAATGCTCTTTTAGAAAGATTAGccataacaaaaaaaaaactcactgcTGTTTTCTCAAGTTCTCTCTGTGTCAGTACTCTTTTTTGTCTATCCATGTTCTCCCAGATCTGTTTCTTTCAAGAGGATAAATATTGAGACTATTTCATGAGTTGATTTCGAGATGTTACCTCTCAGTTATGTACTTGTTTCATACTcatattaactaatttatttaaatcctatttttttaaataaagatgctAGCCACCAGAGTCAtaggtttggattttttttcacatgtaaGCAGATGACTAAAATGTCTGTATGTTTATAATGGTAATAAAATAAATCTCACCAAAAAATCCCTAGTGCTTCTACAATATTTACTTGTACTGACCTTTGGAAATATTAATTTTGTTACATTTCTAAAAGTATTTCCTTGTTTAAATTTTGGGTCactttttgaattctttttctgatacagtgggggtggggggaaaccaAAGGGAGAATCACAGAGTGGATGGGGACGCTGGAAAGTCCAAGCTCATTCTTTGGATTTTTGAGATGAAAAATTGAAGGCCAAGGATGTCAAGTGACCCAACTTAGATCACAAAGACTGTATATGCAGGCA
Protein-coding regions in this window:
- the LOC109569281 gene encoding follitropin subunit beta, yielding MKSVQFCFLFCCWRAICCRSCELTNITITVEKEECGFCISINTTWCAGYCYTRDLVYRDPARPNIQKTCTFKELVYETVKVPGCAHHADSLYTYPVATECHCGKCDSDSTDCTVRGLGPSYCSFREIKE